A single window of Solanum dulcamara chromosome 5, daSolDulc1.2, whole genome shotgun sequence DNA harbors:
- the LOC129889378 gene encoding uncharacterized protein LOC129889378 has protein sequence MVRAYKVKGEKRKKKGENYDKEEEIEEPLEEESTKRVKTEHTEADTEAAERVVDLLAGIPVVATDQTTKPGVIFIIERASLEIAKIGKTYQLLNSDEHSNFLKKNGRNPSDYRPDIAHQAMLSILDSRVNKAGRLKALYVRTEKGVLFEVKPHVRIPRTFKRFAGIMLQLLQKLSITAVGKREKLLRVIKNPVTQYLPIDCRKIGFSHSSEKLVDIQDYVNGVNNDLNLVFVVGAMAHGKIDKDYVEDYLSISDYPLSAAYCISMITNAVERKWKIL, from the exons ATGGTGCGTGCATACAAAGTAAAAGgggagaagagaaaaaagaaaggagagaattacgacaaagaagaagaaattgagGAACCTTTGGAAGAGGAATCAACAAAAAGAGTGAAGACAGAACACACTGAGGCAGACACCGAGGCAGCTGAAAGAGTTGTAGATTTACTAGCTGGCATTCCTGTTGTTGCAACTGATCAAACCACTAAACCTGGTGTTATTTTTATCATTGAAAGAGCTTCTCTTGAAATTGCTAAAATTGGAAAG ACTTACCAACTTCTGAACTCGGATGAACACTCCAACTTTCTGAAGAAGAATGGTCGGAACCCTTCTGATTATCGGCCTGATATTGCGCATCAG GCAATGCTTTCAATTTTAGATAGCCGAGTAAATAAAGCTGGGCGATTAAAAGCTTTGTATGTGAGGACTGAGAAAGGTGTCCTTTTTGAAGTAAAACCTCATGTTCGTATCCCTAGAACATTTAAGAGATTTGCTGGCATCATGT TGCAGCTGCTACAAAAGCTGAGCATAACTGCTGTTGGTAAGCGAGAGAAACTGTTGCGTGTTATAAAAAACCCTGTTACACAGTACCTACCCATCGACTGTCGGAAGATAG GCTTCTCTCATAGTTCTGAGAAGCTGGTGGATATTCAGGACTATGTTAATGGCGTCAACAATGACTTGAACCTTGTTTTTGTG GTTGGAGCTATGGCCCATGGGAAAATTGATAAAGATTATGTCGAAGATTATTTATCGA TTTCAGATTATCCATTGAGTGCTGCATACTGCATATCAATGATCACGAATGCTGTGGAGCGGAAATGGAAGATTTTGTAG